From Gossypium raimondii isolate GPD5lz chromosome 11, ASM2569854v1, whole genome shotgun sequence:
ttatttatagtaattattgatatgaaaaataaaaatttgatatgataaaatgaaaactttcaataattcaaattattaactcAAATATGGCAAAAATAACATTAGTAGGATATAACAAAGTAATATAAAACTCTAGTTATTTAGGGTTAGTTTAATGttgcttttcaaaatttctataaagaaaatgtgatttaaaatttaaagtgttGTCAAAaagtattattaaaaataaattaatttaaacgatattcaaatttgttaatactataatatataaaatatggattttaaatactttttaagtaattaataaaaattgtttataaattttaattagaagaataaattatattatagatttaaaatcACGTATGAagataacttttataaattaataaaaaattataattgatggAATAATtcactcaaatttaaaaaaaactaattcgACCTATctttgtttataattaatatgatgtgatattattttaacattaataaaattcaacaaattaataaaatataaaaaattactatgGTTAgtattatgatttataaaatataaaatgtaaatactTTTAAGTAaccaatatatttttttaagaaaacactattattaataagaaataTGAACAATAATGATATAAAAACATGACATATACTACAAACGATAAATAAATTACGACAAACTAATGCACAATGTCATGTCtgtaaaataatatcaaaataagataatGACAAATTGATAGTAATTCCAACACTTGAATAATTGTGAAAACACCATAGATGCATCAACTTGATCAAATCgcttaaatttgcattttagtctCGCCATCATCAAATTAACTTGACGTTGAACACCGATCAACCAAGAAACAACCGTCAAAAGTCACGAGAAACCCACCGCATTAGTAATGCACAAAAGGCCAAGTCTCAGATGGCCTAtcctcttcatcatcatcatcactaaGATCTATCACGATAAAATCCTTTAAGAACGGTTCCTAATAAATCTGGCGGCACCTTTATATTGGCAATTCTCACATATAAAATAGAACATGACTAAAACTTAAAAGTAAAATCAGAACACCTTTGCTTTCAAAAAAATCAGAGTGGACAAAACAAAAACCACGAAAAAtgtgaacaaaataaaatcaggAAAGTGTGGACAAAACCACAATGATGTGGattgaaattaaatacaaaataaaactatgaaaaaacATGTTGAGTAAACCGCGACCAACAATCAGCTCAAAGGTCGGGGTCGCCGATCGAAACAAAGATTTAAAATCACTGCTATATGATGACAAAAAGTGTGAAAATAGCAACTATTCGTAAAGGAATACAATGGATTTGGACGGAAATTAAGACAGGGAAGCTTCCATAAGTTATGGATATCACTCACTCTGCTACTACTTTAGTTTAAGTAGATGTGTTTCATGTCAAGCGTCAACCGTCCCATGGGAACTAAGATCCTAATTTCTAGAGCAAAGTCCAATTAGTAGAAGATGCCACAATTCACCTAGCATCCCTCAAACAAACAGATTAGAACGGAGATCACTAAAAGCCTAGGGCAGTCATCTGTTCCGACTGCTACATCttacaatggtaaaaataagaCAGGGCAGGGGATGAACTCAACCAGTAGATTTGCGTCCACGTGCTTGGAGCGGATGGCTTCCATGCTCATCACCACTAGATCCAGATTTAGGTCGTCCGCAACTTCGGCAATGATCGCAGTAGCCTTGCTTCCTTCCCCAAGTCGTTCCAACAACTAGAATTCCTTAAACCCACctgttgttttctattttttcacaTCTGTTAGCACATCTTATCCGAAAGGAACATTTGAAGAACAAAAGTAGAATTGTGGGAACAACCGCCACCTTAGTTTCATGCTTGGCGTATATTTTGTACTAACCAATCAAATAACTACTGAGGCAGATATATAGTACAAATCAAGAACAAGAAAATGCACAAGGGAACCTTTTTTAGATAGTCTAGACATCTATCCTCAGGTTTTTTACCAGTTTGatcacataaaaaatatatgtatgaatGGTGAATTTTCATCGTATGTATACCTTGAGAGAGACGCCAGCGTATGCTGGACAGTTGAGTTCCATGTTCTGGCAACTCCTCTTTCTGTTTTTCATCTATAACTGCAACGTACATAAAAGTTTTTGAAATCTTCCTTTTGAAAACAACACACACATGCTGCAATGGAGAGAGGGAATGTGCACATACATACCCACGACAGTAATGTCAGCGCCATAGTTCTTGGCCAAAGCAGCAGTAGTTGCAGCTGCCTGCTCAAAAGTTTAAGATGTTTAACAGAATTGTGCGAGGACCCAAAATGCAAATCACGACAAAGCATCCTTAGAAAAACACCATTGCTTTCCCCTATTGAAGGATTTAAAGCTAATGTTGTAGGATTTGGGGTTTTGAGAAGGAAACCTGTCTTGTTCCTTCGGAAAGATACGGATTTCTGTCTGTTATTGGCAGAAGCAGATGCTTGAAATGAGTAAATGCATCAGCAACTAAGCTCACTTCAGAGTCTTGAGGTTGAGGAACAGCCTTTGCTGTCAACAATTAGAccaaaaacatacaaaaatatcaaaacggGAGCTTCctataacaaaacaataacagtCGGCCTAAATTTTCCATTACATccaacaaattatgttccatgttGTTTTCCTCCTAAACTCAAGAACACTAAACCCAACATTgtaatatatatcaaaattaaagcaACATTAAAGGAAATTACCTTTGTGTCTGATTGTAGGAAAGTTAGAGAGATTTCGAGCTATAGACAAGAGAGGAGGAGAAGATGTAAAAGCTAAGGAAGAAGGCAGAGACGGAtcaaaataagaagaaaacagTGGTGGCGTtgagattaaatactgtagcgatactatagcttgagacaaaaagtaaactaaacgcaccgcaccgcacccaatcgcgcATCCAAGCTCACCCTGGAACTATAACCAAATAATGCGCAAAAGCCATCAGAATCAGTGGAACTGAGAGAGGAGCAGTTAGTTGAGGACGATTTCCAGAAACCAAATGAGCTCATTTTATGCGTTGGGCCATTCTCAATCACGTATTCATCGCCGTTAATCTTGTTGCCTACACACTAGAGTAGAGCTTCTAGCTTGTGGCATTTGCATATTAAAACGCAGCGTTTTATATACCATATGTCTTTTCTCTTTGAAGTTTCAATAACCATGCTCAGCAGTCACTGAAGAAGGGGGAAAGACCATATCTCGTCACTTGTACGTTGTTTGTTGATGGCTGAGAATAAAATTAGTTCCATTTTGTACATATAGTCGAAGTTGCTTGCTTATCTTCATCGATGGAAATgttcatttttctaaaattgagtATGTGTACGAGAGTATAATTGTTACCATTGGGTCAACGTGTTCTTCTCAAACATGTACTTACTCATCCACGTTTCAGTAACGTAGCTGTATAACAGAGAACTCCTACAGAAAGAATGTAGTATTTACGAAGCAATGTATGCAATTGGCCTTTGTTGTTAAGCAAAACAAACAACtccaaattttataacttaagaAATATAAGCAATgctataatattattatcaatggtatcttaaaatcaaaacatatttACAACCACGTGTAGGTGTAGCTATGACGTAAAGTATAAAAATGCTTTCCTTTCCTGTAAACCTAAAACAGTATCTATGGTACAAGCTAAGGTGGGGGTGCTCTGACGTAAAAGAATGATTTAAATCAAAGCAAAAAATGGAATGAGAGCAAATGTAAGTGCGTAAAACAATGTTTTGAGGTGGCGTGATGGACTTGTAATGGATGGTGACGCCCCTGAAATGTTTGTATTATTAGCATTCCCTGATGTGGCTTCAGGATTCACAGCAATGGCTGGAGGGACTGCAGTTGGTGGGTTCACTGGTAAAGTGTTCGAGGCCTCTATATCATAACCTGTTGAAAATCGGATCTCATTGTTAGACGTTTAAGAGATCAATTGGATGCATAAAACATGCGGAAAAACAAAGACAAGTTACTCACAGTCGGATGCTTTCCAGCCCAGCACCATCCTCTCACGATCAAAAACTATCCGATAACCGGTCATGAAATTTTCTGGTTTCAATGTAAGAAACAACAAAAGTGTAAGAAGCTATATTCGTTATTACAACAAATTGTGAGTGCAGTGCTATACTAGGCCATGCCGTCTGTCAGTTTAGGATTAGATAGACCCTTGGTTCCAATGACCAGATTTTAATGCCCAGTAATTCATTTAATCATTATAGAGTAAGCACCAAAAATAAGCAATGTTAATTGTGCTGGAAGATACTCACGTCCAATAATATTCACATTGTCACTTTTCACAATACCTAAACAGTATACATCTCCACCCTGCCagatcaaaaaaagaaaagattaatttCAAGGCAAGTCAAGCGCATctatagaaataaaatgaactacttttttttttttacctgcAAGGAAATCACTATTATTGGatcattaacaaaaaaatagtcTCCACCTTTCATTGTCAGATTCACAATAGGGTAATTAAAGCTGGTTTGATTTGCACTGCAAGGTTAAAAGAAGTCAGTGCTTCAAAGGGATAAAACGGAGAATTGTTTTTTGGTAGGTCTAAACAAATAGATTATACCTTAGGTCATAACAATATTCAAAGGGAAGGCCGGAAGAATTAGATGTATGCCGCTTCTCTGTGGCAAAATTGTTGAACTGTCACACGACATAATGAAAATTTCTTAACATGGGAAAAAGAGAGGCTTCGGAAAACAGCATGGAATACGTGATTTAAACTACTCACATTCTCAGAAATAAGTGTATAAGCTGGGTCATTCAAGTATGTAAACGAGGTACCGGAGTCAAAAATTGCATTGAAATCAAGATCTGCAGTATTTCCTCCAACATTTACTTGAGTGATACTGACATTGTAAGTGGGGCTGAAAATGAACATTGAGAAGAGGAGAGATGAGTACAACCAACAACTAAAAAGCCAAAACTGGAATCATTTCTAAGGCTGCATGTTCCACTAACAAGTTTGTTATCATCATCGATGGAAGCTGAAAAAAGAGTGGCTACTTACTGGGATTGCCTGAGATTAAATGGTGTTTCTCCTTGACCTGAGCTGCCCCTATCACCAAAAGTGATTCTTCCAACCCCATCAACTCCAAAACACATAGAAAAAGAATTCGAAGCAAGATTTTCATTCGCTAATATGCTAGGAACAGAGACATTGTCCATACCAAGCCCGAAAAGACCATTAGGAGCAGCACCATTTAAGAATGATCCAGTCTGAGTCTGCCCACAACTGCAAAAAAGAGCAGAACATCCAAATCATAAGAGCAACAACTCGGGAGAACCAGGTTATTTTCCTTAGGAATAACAGCGCATATCATGTTGATCAAGGGTATATTAATATCATCCATTGATGCTATTTCCCAAGACAATAGATAAtgtttgttaatataaaaaagGAAGTGAAAGTGACAAACCCGAATGTAATCTTAGCTTCGACGGCTTTGGTTTTATCTTCATCTGTAGTTAAGTGCAAGACATCCTCCACCAAGACCCCAGTAGAAGAAGTGCCATTAGAGAGATAGAGAACTTCATAAGGGCAATTACTTTGAGGTGAAGAACATTGTTTTTGTTGTTCACACAGGGCGCTGCTACAGGGAACTTTGGAGCTTGTATTGGAGGAATTAAGGCTATAGATGTTAAATTCTATCATCTGAAACACAAAAGTTAACAACATATACCCATCAAAAAACGATACTTCATGTATCCAATACTATATTAAATCCGAAAGCTTGTATTGAATACGTAAGAAGAAAAAGGGTTACCTGATTATCGGATGTCTTGAGGCCTCGCACGCATTTGGAGCAATCGCATGGCAACCAGAATAGATCGCTGCCGGTGTCTAGCGCCACCAAAAAGGACACAGCAGGCGTCCCTATTGATACATTCGCGTAATGCAAACTGTAAAATTCCCAGAAATTGGAAATCTATTACTTTTAACAAATTCAATCCAACAGCAACAAGAAAGTTGTAGagatttcaaatatatatatggcagagaaattgatataattttttcatagtATAAACTATTAGTCACGCGGtgtaaaaaaaagggggaattTGGCTTTTTGAAGTTTCCCCCTCATTCACTCCCAAATTAAAACTAAAGGAAACTACTCCAGATTTTCTTAGCTAACAAGCAGAGAAAAAAAacgaaatgaaatgaaattccaACAAGTGTTGAGTTATTGCAGaagcaagcaaaaaaaaaaaaaaactaataattatcCAATAACagaaatactttttttaaatatataaagaaaaaaaaggagagagagAGTGAGGTGGCAAGAAATCATACAATCCCAAGTCATCCAATCGATAAGTTTCGTTCCCGTCGAGAAACGTAACAGGCGTCTGATCATTAGCCGTCGCCAGTCGACGGCCCTTGATTATTTTATCACGGTGAACCATAGCACTGTAAAATTCCGGACTTCCCTTCGCCGGTAACTCATCAACGGCCAGGATTTGCTTAACCGGATCCGAATACCTATGATGGATATCAAACCC
This genomic window contains:
- the LOC105803679 gene encoding aspartyl protease family protein 1 isoform X2 — its product is MIRRLLRFSTGTKLIDWMTWDWTPAVSFLVALDTGSDLFWLPCDCSKCVRGLKTSDNQMIEFNIYSLNSSNTSSKVPCSSALCEQQKQCSSPQSNCPYEVLYLSNGTSSTGVLVEDVLHLTTDEDKTKAVEAKITFGCGQTQTGSFLNGAAPNGLFGLGMDNVSVPSILANENLASNSFSMCFGVDGVGRITFGDRGSSGQGETPFNLRQSHPTYNVSITQVNVGGNTADLDFNAIFDSGTSFTYLNDPAYTLISENFNNFATEKRHTSNSSGLPFEYCYDLSANQTSFNYPIVNLTMKGGDYFFVNDPIIVISLQGGDVYCLGIVKSDNVNIIGQNFMTGYRIVFDRERMVLGWKASDCYDIEASNTLPVNPPTAVPPAIAVNPEATSGNANNTNISGASPSITSPSRHLKTLFYALTFALIPFFALI
- the LOC105803679 gene encoding aspartyl protease family protein 1 isoform X1, whose translation is MRELSSYSCVLLLVVLALSAGSCYGFGTFGFDIHHRYSDPVKQILAVDELPAKGSPEFYSAMVHRDKIIKGRRLATANDQTPVTFLDGNETYRLDDLGFLHYANVSIGTPAVSFLVALDTGSDLFWLPCDCSKCVRGLKTSDNQMIEFNIYSLNSSNTSSKVPCSSALCEQQKQCSSPQSNCPYEVLYLSNGTSSTGVLVEDVLHLTTDEDKTKAVEAKITFGCGQTQTGSFLNGAAPNGLFGLGMDNVSVPSILANENLASNSFSMCFGVDGVGRITFGDRGSSGQGETPFNLRQSHPTYNVSITQVNVGGNTADLDFNAIFDSGTSFTYLNDPAYTLISENFNNFATEKRHTSNSSGLPFEYCYDLSANQTSFNYPIVNLTMKGGDYFFVNDPIIVISLQGGDVYCLGIVKSDNVNIIGQNFMTGYRIVFDRERMVLGWKASDCYDIEASNTLPVNPPTAVPPAIAVNPEATSGNANNTNISGASPSITSPSRHLKTLFYALTFALIPFFALI